A stretch of Gemmobacter fulvus DNA encodes these proteins:
- the carA gene encoding glutamine-hydrolyzing carbamoyl-phosphate synthase small subunit — MPSTAVPTACLALADGTIFYGKGFGATGETVAELVFNTAMTGYQEIMTDPSYASQIVTFTFPHIGNTGVTVEDDETAEPVAAGMVVKWDPTAPSNWRATADLQTWMVSKGRIGIGGLDTRRLTRAIRQQGAPHVALAHDPDGNFDIEALVAKARAWKGLVGLDLAKDVTCAQSYRWDEMRWAWPEGYSKREGAGLRVVAIDYGAKRNILRCLASAGCEVTVLPASATAEDVLALNPEGVFLSNGPGDPAATGSYAVPMIKGVLAADLPVFGICLGHQMLALALGAQTVKMGHGHHGANHPVKDQDTGKVEITSMNHGFTVDSQTLPAGVIETHISLFDGTNCGLRVDGKPVFSVQHHPEASPGPQDSFYLFERFAEAMRARRAA, encoded by the coding sequence ATGCCCAGCACCGCTGTCCCAACTGCCTGCCTTGCCCTCGCAGACGGTACGATCTTTTACGGCAAGGGCTTTGGCGCTACAGGCGAAACGGTGGCAGAGCTGGTGTTCAACACCGCAATGACCGGTTACCAGGAGATCATGACCGATCCCTCCTATGCCAGCCAGATCGTCACCTTCACCTTCCCGCATATCGGCAATACCGGCGTGACGGTGGAAGATGACGAAACCGCCGAGCCGGTGGCGGCAGGCATGGTGGTGAAATGGGATCCCACGGCGCCGTCGAACTGGCGCGCCACCGCCGATCTTCAGACCTGGATGGTGTCGAAGGGCCGCATCGGCATCGGCGGGCTTGATACCCGCCGCCTGACCCGTGCGATCCGCCAGCAAGGCGCGCCGCATGTGGCACTGGCGCATGACCCCGATGGCAATTTCGACATCGAGGCGCTGGTGGCCAAGGCGCGCGCCTGGAAGGGCCTTGTCGGGCTGGATCTGGCCAAGGACGTGACCTGCGCGCAATCCTACCGCTGGGATGAGATGCGGTGGGCCTGGCCTGAAGGCTATAGCAAACGCGAAGGCGCGGGCCTGCGCGTGGTGGCGATCGACTATGGTGCCAAGCGCAATATTCTGCGCTGCCTCGCTTCGGCGGGCTGCGAAGTGACGGTGCTGCCGGCCAGCGCCACCGCCGAGGATGTGCTGGCGCTGAACCCGGAAGGCGTGTTTCTCTCCAACGGTCCGGGCGATCCGGCGGCCACCGGCAGCTATGCCGTGCCGATGATCAAGGGCGTGCTGGCGGCGGATCTGCCGGTGTTCGGCATCTGCCTTGGCCATCAGATGCTGGCGCTGGCCTTGGGCGCGCAGACCGTGAAGATGGGTCATGGCCACCATGGCGCCAACCATCCGGTGAAGGATCAGGACACCGGCAAGGTGGAAATCACTTCGATGAACCACGGTTTCACTGTGGACAGCCAGACCCTGCCCGCCGGGGTGATCGAAACCCATATCTCGCTGTTCGACGGCACCAATTGCGGCCTCCGCGTCGATGGCAAGCCGGTGTTCTCGGTGCAGCACCACCCCGAGGCCAGCCCCGGCCCGCAGGACAGCTTCTATCTGTTCGAGCGGTTTGCCGAAGCGATGCGCGCCCGCCGCGCCGCATAA
- a CDS encoding GatB/YqeY domain-containing protein — protein MSLRDQLQTALKEAMKAKEADRLSTLRLINAAIKDREIALRGESEAAVVDDAAILAILGRMVKQRQESARAYEEGGRLELAEKELSEITVISEFLPRQLDGAEVGSAIDAAIAEAGATSIRDMGKVMAVLKGKYTGQMDFGAVGPMVKDKLA, from the coding sequence ATGAGCTTGCGCGACCAGCTGCAAACAGCACTGAAAGAGGCGATGAAGGCGAAAGAGGCGGATCGTCTGTCGACGCTGCGCCTGATCAATGCCGCCATCAAGGACCGGGAGATCGCGCTGCGCGGTGAAAGCGAAGCGGCGGTGGTCGATGATGCCGCCATTCTTGCCATTCTGGGCCGCATGGTGAAACAGCGCCAGGAAAGCGCGCGCGCCTATGAAGAAGGCGGGCGGCTGGAACTGGCGGAAAAGGAACTGTCTGAAATCACGGTCATTTCGGAATTTCTGCCGCGCCAGCTGGACGGGGCCGAGGTCGGATCCGCCATTGATGCGGCGATTGCCGAGGCGGGGGCGACCAGCATCCGCGACATGGGCAAGGTGATGGCGGTGCTGAAGGGTAAATATACCGGCCAGATGGATTTCGGCGCGGTGGGCCCGATGGTCAAGGACAAGCTGGCCTGA
- a CDS encoding c-type cytochrome, giving the protein MNLMTAAALAALTALPLALATPALAAGDAAKGEADFKKCKACHMIVADDGTEIQKGGKTGPNLYGVVGRAVGSVADYKYGESIVAVGAKGVVWDEALLAAYVADPAKWLKEQTGDASAKSKMTFKLAKGGEDMAAYLASVKPAAN; this is encoded by the coding sequence ATGAACCTGATGACTGCTGCCGCGCTCGCGGCCCTGACCGCCCTGCCCCTTGCCCTCGCCACCCCGGCCCTTGCCGCAGGTGACGCCGCCAAGGGCGAGGCCGATTTCAAGAAATGCAAGGCCTGCCACATGATCGTGGCTGATGACGGCACCGAGATCCAGAAGGGCGGCAAGACCGGGCCGAACCTTTATGGCGTGGTGGGCCGTGCTGTCGGCTCTGTCGCCGATTACAAATACGGCGAGTCGATTGTCGCCGTCGGTGCCAAGGGCGTCGTCTGGGACGAGGCGCTGTTGGCCGCCTATGTGGCCGATCCGGCCAAATGGCTGAAAGAGCAGACGGGCGACGCCTCGGCGAAATCCAAGATGACCTTCAAGCTGGCCAAGGGCGGCGAAGACATGGCCGCCTATCTGGCTTCGGTCAAACCTGCGGCGAACTGA
- the ctaD gene encoding cytochrome c oxidase subunit I gives MADAAIHGHDHDTRGFFTRWFMSTNHKDIGILYLFSGGIVGLISVLFTVFMRYELMEPGVQYMCMEGTRFVADAAQTCTPNGHLWNVTVTAHGILMMFFVVIPALFGGFGNYFMPLQIGAPDMAFPRMNNLSYWLYVAGTSLAVASVFSPGGNDQLGSGVGWVLYPPLSTNEGGYSMDLAIFAVHLSGASSILGAINIITTFLNMRAPGMTMHKVPLFAWSIFVTAWLILLALPVLAGAITMLLTDRNFGTTFFQPSGGGDPILYQHILWFFGHPEVYIIVLPAFGIISQVIATFSRKPIFGYLPMVYAMVGIGVLGFVVWAHHMYTVGMSLTQQSYFMMATMVIAVPTGIKIFSWIATMWGGSLEFKTPMLFAQGFLFLFTVGGVTGIVLSQASVDRAYHDTYYVVAHFHYVMSLGAVFGIFAGIYFWMGKMSGRHYPEWAGKVHFWLMFIGSNLTFFPQHFLGRQGMPRRYIDYPEAFAYFNKLSSYGAFLSFVSFVFFIGIVFYTLFFGKRVTENNYWNEYADTLEWTLPCPPPEHTFEQLPKREDWDKGHAH, from the coding sequence ATGGCCGACGCAGCCATTCATGGCCACGACCATGACACCCGCGGGTTCTTTACCCGCTGGTTCATGTCGACAAACCACAAAGACATCGGGATCCTGTATCTCTTCTCCGGCGGTATCGTCGGCCTGATTTCGGTGCTGTTCACCGTCTTCATGCGCTACGAGCTGATGGAGCCGGGCGTTCAGTACATGTGCATGGAAGGCACGCGCTTCGTGGCAGATGCCGCGCAGACCTGCACGCCCAACGGCCACCTGTGGAACGTCACGGTCACCGCCCACGGCATCCTGATGATGTTCTTCGTCGTCATTCCGGCGCTGTTCGGCGGTTTCGGCAACTATTTCATGCCGCTGCAGATCGGTGCGCCGGACATGGCCTTCCCGCGCATGAACAACCTCAGCTACTGGCTCTATGTGGCGGGCACCTCGCTCGCCGTGGCCTCGGTGTTCTCGCCGGGCGGCAATGACCAGCTGGGTTCGGGCGTGGGCTGGGTGCTCTACCCGCCGCTGTCGACCAACGAAGGCGGCTATTCGATGGACCTCGCGATCTTCGCGGTCCACCTGTCGGGGGCCTCGTCGATCCTGGGCGCCATCAACATCATCACCACCTTCCTCAACATGCGTGCCCCCGGCATGACCATGCACAAGGTGCCGCTGTTCGCCTGGTCGATCTTCGTGACCGCCTGGCTGATCCTGCTGGCGCTGCCGGTGCTGGCCGGTGCCATCACCATGCTGCTGACCGACCGGAACTTCGGCACCACCTTCTTCCAGCCCTCGGGCGGCGGTGACCCGATCCTGTATCAGCACATCCTGTGGTTCTTCGGCCACCCCGAAGTGTATATCATCGTACTCCCCGCCTTCGGCATCATCAGCCAGGTCATCGCCACCTTCTCGCGCAAGCCGATCTTCGGTTATCTGCCGATGGTCTATGCGATGGTCGGCATCGGTGTGCTGGGCTTTGTCGTCTGGGCGCACCACATGTACACCGTCGGCATGTCGCTGACGCAGCAAAGCTACTTCATGATGGCCACCATGGTGATCGCCGTGCCGACCGGCATCAAGATCTTCTCGTGGATTGCCACCATGTGGGGCGGCTCGCTCGAGTTCAAAACCCCGATGCTGTTCGCACAGGGTTTCCTGTTCCTGTTCACCGTGGGCGGCGTGACCGGCATCGTGCTGAGCCAGGCCTCGGTCGACCGCGCCTATCACGACACCTATTACGTCGTGGCACACTTCCACTATGTGATGAGCCTCGGCGCCGTGTTCGGGATCTTTGCCGGCATCTATTTCTGGATGGGCAAGATGTCGGGCCGCCACTACCCGGAATGGGCAGGCAAGGTGCACTTCTGGCTCATGTTCATCGGCTCCAACCTGACCTTCTTCCCCCAGCACTTCCTGGGCCGTCAGGGCATGCCGCGCCGTTACATCGACTACCCGGAGGCGTTTGCCTACTTCAACAAACTCTCCAGCTACGGTGCCTTCCTGTCGTTCGTGTCCTTCGTGTTCTTCATCGGCATCGTGTTCTACACGCTGTTCTTCGGCAAACGCGTCACCGAGAACAACTACTGGAACGAATATGCCGACACGCTGGAATGGACCCTGCCCTGCCCGCCGCCGGAACACACCTTCGAGCAACTGCCGAAGCGTGAGGACTGGGACAAGGGCCACGCACACTAA
- a CDS encoding DUF2244 domain-containing protein: MPYEWLPPTPDGDRLRLWPHRSLPRRGFVWFVGGTALLIGLPLLSVLGSPVLWGLLPFLLLTIAAIWWALERSYRDGEIVEDLTLGPDRINLIRRGPRGMRKDWQANPHWVRVIRHETGGPVPQYLTLHGGPREVEIGAFLSEDERLALAQDLSARLRALR; encoded by the coding sequence ATGCCCTATGAATGGCTTCCCCCCACCCCCGATGGCGACCGGCTGCGGCTCTGGCCGCATCGGTCCTTGCCGCGGCGTGGCTTTGTCTGGTTTGTCGGCGGCACCGCCCTGCTGATCGGCCTGCCCTTGCTGTCGGTCCTCGGCTCGCCCGTGCTCTGGGGCTTGCTGCCATTTCTGCTGCTGACCATCGCCGCGATCTGGTGGGCGCTGGAACGCTCGTATCGCGATGGCGAGATTGTCGAGGATTTGACCCTTGGCCCCGACCGGATCAACCTGATCCGCCGTGGCCCGCGCGGGATGCGCAAGGACTGGCAGGCCAATCCGCATTGGGTGCGGGTGATCCGGCACGAAACGGGCGGGCCGGTGCCGCAGTATCTGACGCTGCATGGCGGCCCACGCGAGGTAGAGATCGGCGCGTTTCTGTCAGAGGACGAACGACTCGCCCTGGCGCAGGATCTGTCGGCCCGGCTCAGGGCGCTGCGCTAA